In Planctomycetota bacterium, the genomic window GTGCTGACGGAGGACCCCGCGTGGTTCGAGTGGTCCAGCCGATCGCTCCAGGAGTGCGCCGAGAACCATATCCTGGTCATCAACCCGATCATCTACGCCGAGGTCTCCATCGGCTTCGACCGCATCGAAGACCTCGATGCGGCCCTGCCCGAAAGAACAGTCGAGCGTCGGCCCATCCCCTTGGAGGCGGCGTTCCTGGCGGGCAAGTGTTTTCTGAAGTACCGCGAGAGCGGCGGACTGAGGCAGTCCACTTTGCCGGACTTCTTCATCGGCGCGCATGCGGCCGTGGAGAAGATGGCGCTCCTGACGCGGGATGCCTCGCGCTATAGGACCTATTTCCCCAGGTTGCGGCTGCTCTCGCCCGAATAGCC contains:
- a CDS encoding type II toxin-antitoxin system VapC family toxin, with the translated sequence MAEMMVDANVLLDVLTEDPAWFEWSSRSLQECAENHILVINPIIYAEVSIGFDRIEDLDAALPERTVERRPIPLEAAFLAGKCFLKYRESGGLRQSTLPDFFIGAHAAVEKMALLTRDASRYRTYFPRLRLLSPE